GCGATGGCGCAGACCAGGGGCAATACGAGCCTAGAACTGGGGCAGCGGGTGATGGCGCGGTTGCCCTAGGCTCCGATGACACATCTAGCTTCGGTCCTTGGGGGTCAAATCGATGCTTGGCCTCGCCTTCAGTCTTGTGACGCTCATGTTCAATCTGCTCGTGCAACTGATGGTTCTGACGCTCCGGTTCGGGTTCTTGCTCGTGCGTCTCACCATCTGGGCCGTACCGGTATTCGCTCGGATCACAGTTCTTGCGATCCGCGTCGTGTGGGCCTTCTTGCCGGTTGCACTTGCGGCTGGCGCAGCTCTCTGCACGACCGTGGCCAGCGTTTCCGGTCTTATCTTTCGCCGACTGCGGGATGGTCGACGAGACATCAGATAATCGTCTGCCGCGAGTAGAGACTTACGCACCTCTGCGAGACTCCGTCGTATGGATGTGTTGCAGCTCCTAGGTCTAGATTTTCGCGCACTACGCGAAGAGGTTGATCGCGCACGGCGCTTCATGGACCGCTCGCGTCACCTTCCGATAGCGCTGAACGACGTCGCTGCCGCAGCCGGGATTGGACCACGCCGCCTCCAGGAGATGTTTCGAGAAGACACCTCTGCGCCTCCCATGCACTTCCTGCGGCTCATCCGGCTCCTGCACGCACGGGAACGCCTGCTTGACCCCGACGAGCAGAGGTCGATACGGGAAATTGCAATCGCTGAGCAGATCCCTCATGCGCCACGGTTCACCCAGCGCTACGCGGCGATGTTCGGCGAGCTCCCTTCGGCTACCGCCGCTCGCGTTCGATTGCAGCGACCACCGATAACTTCAAAGCCCACCGACAGCTACTTTGACATCCAAACGATGGAATACCGCCGGCGTTGAGGGAAATCAAACATCTTGACAGTGATCGTCTGAGGCAGTGACGACGTGCTGATCGTTCCCGTCACCTGATCCAACCGCGTCGGTCGATAGGGGATGGGTCAGCGGACGCTTCGGGCCGCATTGGCTGACGGTGCCTGCTGCGTCTTGTTCGTCCAGACGACCCCGAAGGCGATGGCAACGATGAGGACCGCGCTGCCGAGCCCAGTGCCGACGTCGAGGCCGCCTCGGCCGTTCGGGACAGCAACCCAGTCGGCGAAGGACGCGCCGACCGGACGGGTGAGGACGTACGCCGTCCAGAACGCTGCCACCGGGCCGAGGACGCCGCCGAGCCGACCGAGGACGATGAGCGCCATCAGCCCGACGAAGACCAAGCCGCCACCGAGGTAGCCGAAGTGCAGGGTGCTGGCGGCGAGGTCGCCGGCGGCGGTCCCCATCGCGAACGTCGTGATGACGGCAGCCCAGTAGAACAGTTGCCGGCGGGTGCTGGTGATCGTGTGGACGTCGACGGTGCCCTCGACGCGGCGCCACAGGACGAACACGACGACTAGGGCAACCAGGAACACTGGCGTTGAGACCGCGTACGGGACGCCGAGTGCGACGTGGGTGACGTCGGCGACCATGGTGCCGAACACACCCACCATCGACACCGCACCCCAGTACAGCCAGGGCCGGTACCGGTCCGCTCGGAGCTGCGCGGTGAGGACCACGGCGAAGAGCACCGCGGTCATCAGCACCGTCGGGACGGGGTCGAACCGGGTGACGAGGAAGTCGGAGAGCGATTCCCCCATCGCGGTGGTGAGGACCTTGATCACCCAAAACGACGCGGTGGGCTCAGGCACCCGGCTCTGCGGGATTGTCGTGCTGCTCACCGCTCGCCGGCTGTCTGGTCGCTGACTGCCCGATCGTGGGCCGTCTGCCGGGCAGGAGCCGCGGAAGCGTCCCGGCGTTTCCGGGCGACGTGGCGCTTTCGGAGGGCGCCGATGATGATCGGGAGGATCGAGACGAGGACGATGACGATCATCAGCGCGTCGATGTTGTGCGCGACGAGCGGGATGCCGCCGAGGAGCACGCCGACTGCGGTCAGCCCACAGGCCCAGGCGATCGCGCCGATGAGGTTGAACAGCAGGAACCGGCGGTAGTGCATCTGAGCAGTCCCTGCCGCGAGGGGCACGTAGGTGCGGACGATGGGGACGAACCGTCCGAGGACCAGGCTCAGGCCTCCCCACTTGGTGAAGAACGCTTCCGCTTCGTCGAGTCGGGCGGTCGTGAGGATGCGGGCGTCGTCCTTGAACAGGCGCCGACCGTAGCGTTTCCCGATCCAGTAGCCGACCTGGTCCCCCGCGATCGCGGCGACCGACGCGACGACCGCGACTTGCCACGGTGCGACGCCGAGGGTGCTGCTGATGATCGCGGCGGTGACCAGGAGGGAATCGCCGGGCAGGAACGGGAACAGGACCCCGGACTCGATGAAGATCAGCAGCGCGATCCCCGCGAGGACGTACGGGCCGAAGGCGTGCAGGACGGACGCTGCGTCGAACAGGCTCACGGCCAGTGGAACGGTGGAGAGCACGAGGTGCCTTTCACAAGTGAAACGGGCTGGCGCGGCCGCCGCCCATGTCGACGGCGGCACCAGTGGTCGGGGTCAGACGGTGAGACGGCTGCGCTGCGCGGGTTCGTCGCGGCGGAGACGGATCACGAGAACGCTGATGATCGCGGCGATGACGACGAAGAACACGATGCTCGTCGTGATCGTGCCGATGCCCAGGCCGCCGTCCTTCGTCGACGCGGACAGCAGGTCCCCGGTGGACGCACCGAGGGGACGGGTCAGGATGTACGCGATCCAGAAGCAGAGCACCGGTCCGCGGCGGCCGATGAACCAGACGGCAGCGGTCAGGGCGATGGCGCCGGCGAAAAGCAGCAGGGACGGGAAGTACCCCAGCCCGGTCTGCTCGGCGATGAGGTCACCGGCGGCGGTCCCGAGCGCGAAGGTGAACAGGATCGCCAGCCAGTAGAACGCCTCCCGACGGATGGTGTCGATGCTGTGGATCGAGAGGGTGCCCTCGACCCGGTACCAGACCGCGAACACGGCCAGGAGAGCGACCCCGAAGACGGTAGTGCTGACCGCAAGGGGGACGCCAAGGCCGTCGGTGAGGTTGTCCGTGACGCAGGTGCCGACGATGCTGATCAGCACCACGGTGACCCAGTACAGCGGCGGTCGGTAGGCGCGGGACCGGAACTGCAGGACCAGGAACACGGCCAGCGCGACCGTCATGATCAGTGTCGTCAACGGCAGTCCCAGTCCGACGGTGTCACTGAGGAGGTCAGCCGCGGTCTCCCCGACGGTGGTGGCGAGGACCTTGATGATCCAGAACGATGCGGTCGGGTCCGGCACCTTGTTCATACGGGTCCGGGCAAGCGGGGTCACTGCAGGCGAGTGGGACATCGTGTTCTCCTCGTCGGGACGAGCCGTGCCGCGTGGGCCGCGGGATCGGCGATGCTCCGACGCTAGGAACGGGTGCGCAAGACTTCACCAAGAAACGGACCCGCGACCAGACTCCCGCTTTCTTGGCTGTTCCTTGGCCAGCGATGGTCAGGCTCGACCAGCTGGTACTGCTCTGAGTGAGGCAGGATCGAGCCAACACGGTGACGCCGGAACGCTTCCCCCCCCCCCCCCTCGCGTTCCGGCGTCGCTCGCTCGGAAGGGGTCACATGTCGGACGGATGGCGATCGGCGATTGCAGACACGCTGGCTCGATGGTCGTTCCGCTCAGCGTCGGAAACGGACCCGGACCGGCTGGCGTACCGCCGATCAGTGATCGGGATCGCACTCCGGGTCGCGGTCGTGTCGGCCGCGCTGGTGATCGCGATCATCATCCTCGTCGTGGCGTACGTGCTGTGGCAGCTGACACCGAACCAGCTCCACGAGCGTCCCGGTCCCACCGACATTCACATCTACCTCGACACCATCGACCTCAGCATCGCGGTCATCGGCGTCGGCGGTCTCGCGATCATCCTCGCCGGGATCGCCGCCTGGATCATCGCCCGCCGAGCGGTCCGACCGATCGCGGAAGCCGCACGGATGCAACGCACCTTCGTCGCTGACGCCAGCCACGAACTCCGCACCCCGCTGACGGTGCTCAACGCTCGCGTCCAACGGCTGCAACGTATGACACCGGCCGACGACCGGCGACGCCCCGTCGTTGACGAGCTCCGCGGTGACGCGCAGATCCTGATCGACATCGTCAACGATCTCCTCGAAGCAGCCGCCGGCTCCTCCGACCCCGACGGGAGCGCCGACCTCCGGGCCGTGATGGTGTCGGTGGATCGCGACATGACCGTCCTCGCCGCGGACCGGGGCGTGACGCTCGTCGTCGAGCCGAACGACGCACGCGTGCGGGTGTCCGAG
This is a stretch of genomic DNA from Curtobacterium sp. 458. It encodes these proteins:
- a CDS encoding HAMP domain-containing sensor histidine kinase, whose protein sequence is MIGIALRVAVVSAALVIAIIILVVAYVLWQLTPNQLHERPGPTDIHIYLDTIDLSIAVIGVGGLAIILAGIAAWIIARRAVRPIAEAARMQRTFVADASHELRTPLTVLNARVQRLQRMTPADDRRRPVVDELRGDAQILIDIVNDLLEAAAGSSDPDGSADLRAVMVSVDRDMTVLAADRGVTLVVEPNDARVRVSETQLRRCLTALTDNAIGHTPPGGRVRVTATTTGNRVTIRVADDGPGVVGIEPARVFDRFAHGTAAEAATTSTRTGYGIGLALVRDIAVRAGGDAVVERTDSSGTVFAIHLRTAPNNTSEHDPKDRA
- a CDS encoding DedA family protein, whose amino-acid sequence is MSLFDAASVLHAFGPYVLAGIALLIFIESGVLFPFLPGDSLLVTAAIISSTLGVAPWQVAVVASVAAIAGDQVGYWIGKRYGRRLFKDDARILTTARLDEAEAFFTKWGGLSLVLGRFVPIVRTYVPLAAGTAQMHYRRFLLFNLIGAIAWACGLTAVGVLLGGIPLVAHNIDALMIVIVLVSILPIIIGALRKRHVARKRRDASAAPARQTAHDRAVSDQTAGER
- a CDS encoding helix-turn-helix domain-containing protein, with product MFREDTSAPPMHFLRLIRLLHARERLLDPDEQRSIREIAIAEQIPHAPRFTQRYAAMFGELPSATAARVRLQRPPITSKPTDSYFDIQTMEYRRR